In Saccharothrix syringae, the following are encoded in one genomic region:
- a CDS encoding sigma-70 family RNA polymerase sigma factor, producing the protein MDLESHRVELTGYCYRMLGGPFEAEDAVQETFVRAWRGTYDPARGSLRAWLYAIATNVCLDLLRTARRRAVAMDLASPAAPGTPLGEPLPASAWVLPVPDERVLPADQVAADREGVRLAFVAALQHLPPRQRAVLILRDVLCWRAAEVARLLGTTVASVNSALQRARATIADRRPEPLRPVDPGLLERYATAFERHDVPALVALLHEDATTAMPPFAWWLRGRADIAAVLSFGGSGCETARLVPARASGVPAFGQYRPDGEGAYRPFALVVVEFSGGCQLGATTFLGDELFGLFGLPMSLPAAARSSGWDHDRSGGLRCTTS; encoded by the coding sequence GTGGACCTGGAATCGCACCGCGTGGAGCTGACCGGCTACTGCTACCGCATGCTGGGCGGGCCGTTCGAGGCCGAGGACGCCGTGCAGGAGACGTTCGTGCGGGCGTGGCGCGGCACCTACGACCCGGCGCGCGGGTCGCTGCGGGCGTGGTTGTACGCGATTGCCACGAACGTGTGCCTCGACCTGCTGCGCACCGCCCGGCGGCGGGCCGTGGCGATGGACCTGGCCTCGCCCGCGGCCCCGGGCACGCCGCTGGGCGAGCCGCTGCCCGCGTCGGCGTGGGTGCTGCCCGTGCCGGACGAGCGCGTGCTGCCCGCCGACCAGGTCGCCGCGGACCGGGAGGGCGTGCGGCTGGCGTTCGTGGCCGCGTTGCAGCACCTGCCGCCGCGGCAGCGGGCGGTGCTGATCCTGCGGGACGTGCTGTGCTGGCGGGCCGCGGAGGTCGCCCGATTGCTGGGGACCACGGTCGCGTCGGTGAACAGCGCGCTGCAACGGGCCCGCGCCACCATCGCCGACCGCAGGCCGGAGCCGCTGCGGCCGGTGGACCCCGGCCTGCTGGAGCGGTACGCGACGGCGTTCGAGCGGCACGACGTGCCGGCGCTCGTCGCGCTGCTGCACGAGGACGCCACGACGGCCATGCCGCCGTTCGCGTGGTGGCTGCGGGGGCGGGCGGACATCGCGGCCGTGCTGTCCTTCGGCGGCAGCGGCTGCGAGACCGCGCGGCTGGTGCCGGCGCGGGCCAGCGGCGTGCCCGCGTTCGGCCAGTACCGGCCGGACGGGGAGGGCGCGTACCGGCCGTTCGCGCTGGTGGTCGTGGAGTTCTCGGGCGGGTGCCAGCTGGGCGCGACCACGTTCCTGGGCGACGAGCTGTTCGGGTTGTTCGGCCTGCCGATGAGTTTGCCCGCCGCCGCCCGTAGCAGCGGGTGGGACCACGATCGATCGGGAGGGCTTCGGTGTACGACATCGTGA
- a CDS encoding aminotransferase-like domain-containing protein, protein MPRTFSSSPVRDLLALTARPEVISFAGGLPAPELFDVEGLREAFGRAVSRRSLQYAPTEGDPDLRALVAARLTARGLPTATGDLLVTTGSQQALTLIATALLEPGAVVAVEEPTYLAALQCFRLAGARVVPVAGDERGMDPDALAEVVERERPELLYLVPTFANPTGRTLDETRRRAIAALAERHGLWVVEDDPYGELRYRGEPVPALASFGERVLHLGSFSKVGAPGLRLGWLRAPEPILRTLVVVKQAADLHTSAVDQAAAAVYLAAHDLDAHVARLCATYRERRDAMLAALPDTVPAGTTWTDPDGGMFVWLTLPGEVDTAVLLREALARDVAFVPGASFYATTPDHSTLRLSFTTATPAEIAEGMRRLASAF, encoded by the coding sequence GTGCCGCGCACGTTCTCCAGCTCACCGGTCCGCGACCTGCTCGCCCTGACCGCCCGCCCCGAGGTCATCTCCTTCGCCGGCGGCCTGCCCGCCCCCGAGCTCTTCGACGTCGAGGGCCTGCGCGAGGCGTTCGGCCGGGCGGTGTCCCGGCGCTCCCTCCAGTACGCGCCCACCGAGGGCGACCCGGACCTGCGCGCCCTGGTCGCCGCCCGGCTCACCGCCCGCGGCCTGCCCACCGCGACGGGCGACCTGCTCGTCACCACCGGCTCCCAGCAGGCGCTGACCCTGATCGCCACCGCCCTGCTGGAGCCCGGCGCGGTGGTCGCGGTCGAGGAACCCACCTACCTGGCGGCCCTCCAGTGCTTCCGGCTCGCGGGCGCGCGGGTCGTGCCCGTCGCCGGCGACGAGCGCGGCATGGACCCCGACGCCCTCGCCGAGGTGGTCGAGCGCGAGCGCCCCGAACTGCTGTACCTGGTGCCCACCTTCGCCAACCCCACCGGCCGCACCCTCGACGAGACCCGCCGGCGGGCCATCGCGGCGCTCGCCGAGCGGCACGGCCTGTGGGTCGTCGAGGACGACCCGTACGGCGAGCTGCGCTACCGGGGCGAGCCGGTGCCCGCCCTGGCGTCGTTCGGCGAGCGGGTGCTGCACCTGGGCAGCTTCTCCAAGGTCGGCGCCCCCGGCCTGCGCCTGGGCTGGCTGCGCGCGCCGGAGCCGATCCTGCGCACGCTGGTCGTGGTCAAGCAGGCGGCGGACCTGCACACCTCCGCGGTCGACCAGGCCGCCGCCGCGGTGTACCTGGCGGCGCACGACCTGGACGCGCACGTCGCCCGCCTGTGCGCGACCTACCGCGAGCGCCGTGACGCGATGCTCGCGGCCCTGCCGGACACCGTCCCGGCGGGCACGACGTGGACCGACCCGGACGGCGGCATGTTCGTGTGGCTGACCCTGCCGGGCGAGGTGGACACGGCGGTGCTGCTGCGCGAGGCGCTGGCGCGGGACGTGGCGTTCGTGCCGGGCGCGTCGTTCTACGCCAC
- a CDS encoding alpha/beta fold hydrolase has product MYDIVNGVRTWHEVRGEGEPVVLLHGGFADSRDFGPNLARLADRFRVHTADRRGHGRTPDVPGPVGLDVLAGDLAAFLEQVVGGPAHLVGYSAGGVVALGLAQRRPDLVRRLAVLNTAFAKEGWIFLPEVGGELPAELADRYAEVSPDGRDHLPVVVEKYARAAHSDEAVDLAAITAPTLVLGSDDDIVHLEHTLALYRGIADAQLCVLPGSSHLVLFERPELCASLVAEFLTTTPEPLMPVRRAG; this is encoded by the coding sequence GTGTACGACATCGTGAACGGCGTGCGCACCTGGCACGAGGTGCGCGGCGAGGGCGAGCCGGTGGTGCTGCTGCACGGCGGGTTCGCCGACTCGCGGGACTTCGGGCCGAACCTGGCCCGGCTGGCGGACCGGTTCCGCGTGCACACCGCGGACCGGCGGGGGCACGGCCGCACCCCGGACGTGCCGGGCCCGGTGGGGCTGGACGTGCTGGCGGGCGACCTGGCCGCGTTCCTGGAGCAGGTCGTCGGCGGGCCGGCGCACCTGGTCGGCTACAGCGCGGGCGGCGTGGTGGCGCTGGGCCTGGCCCAGCGGCGGCCGGACCTGGTGCGCAGGCTGGCGGTGCTCAACACCGCGTTCGCCAAGGAGGGCTGGATCTTCCTGCCGGAGGTCGGCGGCGAGCTGCCCGCCGAGCTGGCCGACCGGTACGCCGAGGTGTCGCCGGACGGGCGCGACCACCTGCCGGTGGTGGTGGAGAAGTACGCGCGGGCCGCGCACTCCGACGAGGCGGTGGACCTCGCCGCGATCACGGCGCCGACGCTGGTGCTGGGCAGCGACGACGACATCGTCCACCTGGAGCACACCCTCGCGCTGTACCGGGGCATCGCGGACGCGCAGCTGTGCGTGCTGCCCGGGTCCTCGCACCTGGTGCTGTTCGAGCGGCCGGAGCTGTGCGCGTCCCTGGTGGCCGAGTTCCTGACCACCACGCCGGAGCCGCTGATGCCCGTGCGGCGCGCCGGTTGA
- a CDS encoding ArsR/SmtB family transcription factor: MASTFAVLADPQRRRILDVLRAGERPVNDLVDGLSVSQPTVSKHLKVLREAGLVEVRRDAQRRLYRLRPEPLAEVDAWLAPYRRMWERSLDALERRLDEVD; the protein is encoded by the coding sequence ATGGCATCTACCTTCGCCGTGCTCGCCGACCCGCAGCGGCGTCGCATCCTCGACGTGCTGCGGGCCGGCGAGCGGCCGGTCAACGACCTGGTCGACGGGCTCTCGGTGAGCCAGCCGACCGTGTCCAAGCACCTGAAGGTGCTGCGCGAGGCGGGCCTGGTCGAGGTCCGCCGGGACGCGCAGCGGCGCCTGTACCGGCTGCGCCCCGAGCCGCTGGCCGAGGTCGACGCCTGGCTGGCGCCCTACCGGCGCATGTGGGAGCGGAGCCTGGACGCGTTGGAACGCCGACTGGACGAGGTGGACTGA